In one window of Hyla sarda isolate aHylSar1 chromosome 1, aHylSar1.hap1, whole genome shotgun sequence DNA:
- the LOC130281700 gene encoding zinc finger protein 260-like isoform X3, with the protein MEPSVISIRVLIPVLAPIPNPIATVRSPSAELTPLGHRCLLFSGGVGGHKDLYQDIVMMEDHRPLTSQDGVIDRNPPERCPRPLDSPGNTEGNVPEKHQVEDQINIKIEPEEEMDFWADPPCMREVKEEIPGGVVPDGVIDRNPPKRCPRPLYSQDCPEGNVPEKHQVEDLMYIKVEVKDEPEEETDFWADHSCMREVKEEIPGGVTPGNPSKNFEGNFMLFLNDKGEDEDMMERSSGEDLLTPNVYPHLSYNNPPDHGEPSPDQPHIVITWTDQKGEKVLYCEECGREFTRKSELVRHRKSHIGKKLYVCSECGKSCKCQSALTIHERIHTGEKPYSCSECGKCFKSKAELLKHERLHTGEKPYSCSECRKCFKIKSELVNHERKHTGEKPYSCSECGKGFKSKAEVVKHEKIHTGEKPYSCSECGKCFRNITQLVSHKRIHMGEKPFSCLECGKCFTHKSNLVTHERSHTGEKPYSCSECGKCFISISDLRRHERIHAGEKPYSCSECGKCFKCKSELVIHKRIHTGEKPYSCSQCGKCFTQKSVLILHERCHTGEKPYSCSECGKCFTGKSNLVKHERIHTGEKPYSCSQCGKCFKSKSDLVIHERIHTGEKPYSCSQCGKCFTNKPSLVKHERSHTGEKLCSCSDCGKCFISKSDLVIHERIHTGEKPYLCSECGKCFTSKGNLLTHERSHTREKNYQCLECGKCFIYQSQLSGHKRSHTVV; encoded by the exons aactgaccccatTAGGACATCGCTGTCTATTATTCAGTGGAGGAGttggaggacacaaggatctgtaccaggacatagtcatgatggaggatcaccggcccctcacatcacaag atggagtcattgatagaaatccacccgagaggtgtccccgccctctggacagtcctgggaatacagagggaaatgtcccagagaagcatcag GTTGAAGATCAGATTAATATTAAGATTGAGCCCGAAGAGGAGATGGATTTCTGGGCCGATCCGCCGTGTATGAGGGAAGTaaaggaggaaattccaggaggtgttgtcccag atggagtcattgatagaaatccacccaagaggtgtccccgccctctgtattcccaggactgtccagagggaaatgtcccagagaagcatcag GTTGAAGATCTGATGTATATTAAGGTTGAGGTTAAAGATGAACCAGAAGAGGAGACAGATTTTTGGGCCGATCACTcgtgtatgagggaagtgaaggaggaaatcccaggaggtgttaccccag GAAATCCCAGTAAGAATTTTGAGGGAAACTTCATGTTATTCCTGAATGAtaaaggagaagatgaagatatgatggagcgctcctcaggagaagacctccttacccctaatgtctatccacatctatcctataataatccacctgatcatggggaaccttctcctgaccaacCACACATTGTTATCACATGGACAGATCAGAAAGGGGAGAAAGTTTTATATTGTGAGGAATGTGGAAGAGAATTTACAAGAAAATCAGAACTTGTTAGACACAGAAAAAGTCATATAGGAAAGAAGCTGTAtgtgtgttcagaatgtgggaaatcctGTAAATGTCAATCAGCTCTTACTATACATGAGAGAAtccatacaggggagaagccatattcatgttcagaatgtggaaaatgttttaaaagtaaaGCAGAGCTTCTTAAACATGAGAGAttacacacaggagagaagccatattcatgttcagaatgtagaaaatgttttaaaattaaaTCGGAGCTTGTTAACCATGAGAGAaaacacacaggagagaagccatattcgtgttcagaatgtggaaaaggtTTTAAAAGTAAAGCAGAGGTGGTTAAACATGAGAAAatacacacaggagaaaagccatattcGTGTtccgaatgtggaaaatgttttcgaAATATAACGCAGCTTGTTTCACATAAGAGAATTCACATgggagaaaagccattttcatgtttagaatgtggcaaatgttttacacacaaatcaaatcttgttacacatgagagaagtcacacaggagagaagccatattcatgttctgaatgtgggaaatgttttataagtATATCAGATCTTAGgagacatgagagaattcacgcaggagagaagccgtattcatgttcagaatgtgggaaatgttttaaatgTAAATCAGAACTTGTTATAcataagagaattcacacaggagagaagccgtattcatgttctcaatgtgggaaatgttttacacaaaaatcAGTTCTGATATTGCATGAGAgatgtcacacaggagagaagccatattcatgttctgaatgtgggaaatgttttacaggtaaatcaaatcttgttaagcatgagagaattcacacaggagagaagccgtattcatgttcacaatgtgggaaatgctttaaaagtaaatcagatcttgttatacatgagagaattcacacaggagagaagccgtattcatgttcacaatgtgggaaatgttttaccaaCAAACCAAGTCTTGTTaagcatgagagaagtcacacaggagagaagctgtGTTCATGTTCAGattgtggtaaatgttttataagcaaatcagatcttgttatacatgagagaattcacacaggagagaagccatatttgtgttcagaatgtgggaaatgttttacaagtaAAGGAAATCTTCTtacacatgagagaagtcacacaagGGAGAAGAACTATCAATGTttggaatgtgggaaatgttttatatatcaatcCCAACTTTCTGGACACAAGAGAAGTCACACTGTAGTCTGA